TTCCGCACACTGGGCTTCGTCGAACACCAATAATTCTCAAGGCCTTTCAGCCTATGTGGCTTTTTACCACCGTCGAGATGTTTTCTGGGAGATTTGTGGTGGGAAAACAATTGCAAACAATAGTAGCATATATTGTTgtgcattttttttaaaaaaatagtatATTGTTGTGCATCTAAGACTAGTAAACGCAGCGCCCGAATATGGGATGCCACTATGATTAGGTTATTTATTATACGACAAAAGACAATAATATGATTGGATGCTTGTTTTGGATTAGTATGCAGGAAAATTATACATACTTGCGCGCTGTCCTCCAGCTCGCCCCGGCGGGGCCCCACCGCACCAACCGCCACCGGCCGTGCCGCCGCCGTGGCCCGTGGCCACCTCCAGGCTCCAGCAAGCTGCCTCCTCCCGTTCGTTGCGTCATCCGTGGGCTACCTGCGTCGCGAGGAGACGGACAGGTGGGCCCCGCGCGCCACCCGCAGGCCGCAGACTCGAGCGCGTGGGCCCTACGTCGCagctgtttgtttgtttgtttgttttgtcTCCGTTGGTAGTGGCAGTCGACCTGACCTGGAGCGGTGTTCCAGCGCACACCAGAGAGCAGCCAGCAGCCAGCCAGGAAGAGGAGTTGAAAATCTGCTACGGCTACATGACGCACAGGAAGAGGAGTTGACAATCTGCTACGGCTACATGACGCAGTGAAGCCCGTCCCCGCTTGCACCGCTGGTCTTCTCCAGTGGCTGGATACCTGTTCCCCTTTGCCTCGCTGAGTGCCCGGGTGTGGCCCGCTTGCCAGCCTCAGCACCCGCGGCGTTAACCCCCTCTGCCtactccacctctctctctctctctcaggtCTCAGCTTTAAAAGCATCCTCTCCGCCGCGGCGCAACGGCCACACCTTCCGTCTCCCGGCCTCCGCTCGCCTGTCcctgtctctctctctcctcgCTGAGTCGCCGCCAGCCATGAACAACCTCCTCACGGTAAGCGCCTCTCTCCCTCCCTACACCCTCTCCCCTCCTGCAGGAAGACTCGGCCGCTCGCCGGGATCCGGCGCGCGAGCTCGAGATCTGGGACGGGCAGGCAGGCCGGCGCTGCCCGCTCCTCCCCCACGGCCGCCGCGGGACTAGCCAGGGCTTGGTTCGCGTGATCGGAGGTAGCGGCGGTGGGGCGATCGGCGGGGGAAGGGATTGCGTGAGCCGCGCTTCGGCGGAATGCGGAGCGGGCGCTGGAAGGAACCGGGCCCCGGGTTTCTCGGCTACGTGCGGTAGGGTGGCCGCTTGAACGGGTGGTCGCCTTAGATCTGCGTGGGTTTGGTTCGGGAGCAGCTGGATTGCGTCGGAAGCAAAATGGGCGTAGCTCAGCCTCTGGCTGCTTGTTTTCTGCCTCCTTGGGTTGTGTCGGGGTGGAGatgttctctctctccctcccctccctGTCCTGCTGCAACCATCTATCTCAATGCACAACTACATTAATTGCCGGTGGAGAGCAAACAGTGGCAATGATCACTAGTCGCTGTATTTGAAGGCATGTTTGAATGCACCAGAGcttagttagtggctaaaattagttgagatttgagacatccaaacagcctagctaatagttcagctattagctatttttgataaattaattaatagttagatagctatttgttagctagctaattccattaacaatttttagtcaactaactattagttataGTGCATTCAAAGACCCCCTAAGTGCTGCCGTTCGGGTTGTAGTCTGTAGCCTTTGCATTCACTGGAGTTTGATGTGTTTTAAAGCTTGCTGTTTCCACATCCACTTGGCTAGAACTTTTTTTCATGGCGCATTGTTAGTCTTTGTGAAATACACTCTTGCAATGGAAAGGATGTGAAAGATTAAAGCTGGAGTTCTATCTTACCTACTGGGAATGGAATGCTAATATTTCCTATGTGTGTCAAAATTCTGTTGTTTTAAGTTGGTACACGTAGAGCGCGACTTTTCATATTGGgcatataaatatataaattACATAATTTAACATTCCTCTACGATTGCATTGCAGTACATGTGTGACACATTATGTGTGCATTCCTATTTCACAGGATTCCTTTGAGCTCCCCCGGCGGGACTCCTCAAGAGATGCAGACATTGAAATGGGAATGCATCAAGCTGATGCTTCAGACAACTTAAAAGATTTCTTGAAGAAGGTGCTGTTTGCATCGAATGGATTACATTAATACCGTTCGTCCAACTCCAACAGTTTCCCTTCTGGTTAATGACATAATGCTTTGCGATATAACAGGTCGATACAATTGAGAGTTTAATTGCAAAGCTGACAAATCTATTGAATAAGCTACAGGTATATTCATTGCGCCATTGGTTCTTTGTTATTTTCCTTATTTTATGACGGCGACCTGGATTTCAGTATTCACagcggaattttgtttttgattacCATTTTCCTTATTAATCTATGTTTGGCATGTGCATTAAAATCAGAAAGCTAACTTTTGTTTGTAGACTGCAAATGAGGAATCCAAAGCAGTTACAAAAGCAAGTTCCATGAAAGGTCAGTAGTTGTTTATTctagaagatttaaccttcgtctgaaataTATATGCACTCTTTTGGAAATACCTCTATGCTTAACGTTAGACGCAATAATTCTTTTTTCACAGCAATTAAGCAGCGGATGGAGAAAGATATTGATGAAGTGGGGAAAATTGCTCGTCAGGCGAAGACAAAAGTTGATGAATTGGAAAAAGACGTATGCTCTTGCTTGACCCTGATAGTTATCAGTATTTGTCCTAGCAATATCTATACAAATCAAATTGGTCCATGCTTACTGTTGAAATCATATAAATGCGTCATAACTTGGCCAATCATACTTCAGATAGTAATACTAGATGAAATTGAGAGCTGTATTACCTTACTTTGTTATGTGTCATTGTTCTGAAACATTGCTAAATTCACTGCAATGCAACCAAACAACAATTCCTGAGAACTTATGAAATAGGTATCTATAATTGTTTAAATCGAGCTGACTTGTGCGCTGCTATCAACAATTAACCTTGAATTGTTCGCTACCATTATGGTACAGAACTTATCAAATAGGCAAAAACCTGGATGTGGAAAAGGTTCTGCCGTGGACCGATCAAGAGAGCAAACTACTGGGTAAATTTGCATTTCTTCTCAGAGCCTTTAGTTATGCTGCTTGCTTTCATGAATTTTTTAATCAATATGTTTTCCAATTTTCACAGAGCAGTGAAAAAGAAATTGAAGGAGCGGATGGATGACTTTCAGGTACTGTGTTCCTTTAGCGGAAAATTCCTGTTTTTCCATGCATGCGATGCTTATGCTGTTTTGTGATATTATAAGATCCTATTCACATAGGATGATCTTATAACACAAACTTGTACAAATTTAATTGTTCCTAGGAAGATTTGAATATGGTTTCTAAAGTAGCAGAAAGGAAGAGTTCTACTTTTCCATGCTTAAGAGACATCCAATCATAAGAATTCTGCAAGCCTGACTCATTATAAGCAGGGCTTCATTGATGATTGCATGTTTTACTCAACTAAAAAATATATAAACATATGGCCAGCTGCAGGCTCGAATCTCAGTAGTAGTTAGCTGATAGTATGATTGTAGAAGGGCTTCAAGTTATGTAAATAATGGAATACCTGCCGATTGCCAACAAATCTGTGGAGAAAATTAAATATATTGTTTTTATCATGTAAGTTATCCTATTATATTATCTGGTGCAGACCTTGAGAGAAGCAATCAGGCAAGAGTATCGGGAGGTTGTTGAAAGAAGGGTTTTTACTGTAACTGGTAATCGTCCTGATGAAGAGGTGAGTATTGCACCTGTGAACCACCATATTTTTCACCTGTGGTTATGTTTGTACATGTCATTGTGCTGGTGTTTTCCAGTGAACTTTGATTTATGGTCGACTTCACAATTTCTCATGTGGTTGCGTCTAACCCTGCAGACAATTGATGACTTGATAGAGACCGGAAAAAGTGAGCAAATATTCAAAGATGCTATCCAACATCAGGGAAGAGGCCAGGTATGTGGTCTACCATAGTTACATAGGTCATTACTAGTCATGAGGTATATTGGTTTCAGGCATCAGGTCTAGCTATGTCTGTTTACAACATTGATTTGTTATAAATACGTTACCTTTTTGACATTTGCAGATACTAGACACTGTTGCTGAAATACAGGAGCGACATGATGCTGTAAGGGATCTAGAGAGGAAGCTTCTGGAGTTGCAACAGGTGATGCCTTCTTattttctcttcttctttttggtATAAGATCTTCTATGTAATCATATAGTATGTTACAAAAACTATGGCCATTCAATGAACACATTTCCCCTCAGTATGCCGTCTAATTTCCAACAGAAGAATCTAAATAAATAACACTAATTGGTGTAGTTGCTGCGTCTCCAGCTCATGTGATTATGTGTGGTCTGGGTAATCTAAATAAATAAGACTAATTGGTGTAGTTGCTGTGTCTCCAGCTCATGTGATTATGTGTGGTCTGGGATGGGGTGGGCGGTCAACTGTTGGAGCTGGCTGCTGGGATTAATTTGGAACACTTAAAGAATACACACAAAAAAAACACATGTACCTTTCAGCAAGTTGGTCGTCTATGGGAGCATTTCCTTGTTGAGTCTCAGATACATGCCTCTTTATACCATTCCCTTGTTTTTTGTGTGTTTTAGATATTCATGGACATGGCAGTTCTTGTTGAGGCGCAAGGAGACATGATCAACAACATCGAGACCCATGTAAGCATTCTCTACTTCTGCATTGAACCTGTTGTGTATAGGATAAGCATCGttttttttctttgttttgtAATAGCAAGCTTGATGGAATCATCCCATCCTCTGTTTCAAGGTCTCGAACGCCACCAACCACATACAGCAAGGTGTGAGCGCGCTCCAGAACGCGAAGAAACTGCAGAGGAATTCGAGGAAGTGGATGTGCTACGCCATCATCATACTGCTGGTGATAGTCGTGGTCATTGTCGTCGCAGTCATCCAGCCATGGAAGAAGGGCACCTAGCGTGGTGGTGCCTTTTTTCCTGTTTGTGTAATATGTGTGCAGTTTTTTTTGTGGGTGATTCGTGATTTGTTGTTGTACCTATAGTCGACGCAACAGGAGCTCTGGCATTTCGATTCATTCTGTCTAGTGAAAGGACACTGCCATCATATGCCGATAAAAATAACGCTTCGTATCCGTCGGTGAAAAGATTGATCTCTCCACTTGGTCTGGGTGTGCAGTGTGCTGCCGCCCCTTGCCGTCGTGGACATGGGATGGCGCCAGGTGTTCACTGGGATCCATGGAGCTACTGCCATAGATTAGATTTGTCCTCATCATCAACATGCTCCACAATCCCAAAATCTTGGATTTGCTGTTGCTCGATtacatctctactacttattaatgcTACAAGAGTAACCGTCTATCATTCCTAGTTCTATCATTCCACCTGTTCAGTCATTCCACGTTCTCCCTTTTTATTTCCATTCCCCGTCCTCTCTCTCGTGCCCACTGCCGTTCCCATTCCTCGTCTTCTCTCTCGCGCCCATTGTCGTTCTCATTCATCGTCCTCTCTCGTGCGCCCACTGCTGATCCCATTCCTCTTCCTCTCTCCACTGCCATTCTCATTCACTCTCTTTTCCATTCTCATGGTTTTGCTACCATCGCCGATAAAAATGGCCAAAAAGGGACACTTTATAGGAATCGAACTCTAACCAACACATAGACAACAAAACTCGCCCCTTCTAACCAATAGCGCTATTTTTCTTTCTTATTGTACTAAGGAgctttcatctatttataggctttCTTAGAACcatctgaaagcatctaggcccctggttggttttagtgattaatgacaacataatattatatgtgactaacgtgtgttttgcagagacaaatggtaagttaggtcgcatgacaggtagaagtactacaacggtgaaaacaatccaagaaataagaactcgaagcgacggctaaaacgacggaacaaaaggtgaaggtctacggagtccgagtgtcaaggagatgtggacactcgcgatttagttaggtcttttattctcttttagccgtactataaagaggggttatcgatgagtagtttgaccaagagagttctagtgtagtgttggtgcacaatcacactcatatacagtgctaggtgtcactctagaactcacacacaagttagagcgaaaaccgatttgaaaatcagctgaaaaacaagacttagagtttctggctttggggcaccggactgtccggtgcaccctctgccaggtggggccaggctggtccacggtagtgtttttcccttcgcagaaacccgagagcgcagcgttcagagatgaattttagtggcacaccggacaccgcaccggactgtccggtgtgcaccggacagtggactgttcactgtccggtgcgccatgagtccaacggctctctgtcagaactagccgttggaagtatccgttggcgcactggtggcgcaccggtggcgcaccggactgtccggtgcgccattgcgcagtaagttgcctgtaacggctagttggtgggtgagggctatttataccccctccacccaccatattcaatgtcttgcactccacatttattccagcaccttggtagagcattgcaagcaccaaaagcctagtgaggagattagagaatcataatccgcgcttgttcctcattagcgctagtgagagccacctagagcacacaccacttgcattaggcttctcttggtcaagcgaaagtctacgacttgttactcttggtgatcggcatcacctagacggcttggtggcgttgggagcttggtgatcaccgtgaagatcttgttggtgacccgactcaagtttgtaagcggtctcgagggatccaccgcgccggagtggcaaaggatcatctcgtagtgagcacttggttcttgcgaggaccaagggggagcgatacccttgcgcgggtgctccaacgaggactagtggagagtgccgactcttcgatacctcgggaaaaattggaggagtcttctaaactttgctttatattccgcacttaattcaagcactttacattgtgtatttgtttagcaagtatttgaagtattatcttagctttgttacattgctagttttatattcttagtgctagttgttggggtgaagttgggctcctgtttagctcttgcttaggttttaattagtgttgatttttagaaaagcccaattcacccccctcttgggcatcgtgatcctttcaattggtatcagagccttgttgctcatagattagcttaaccgctagagttacgatgtccggtggggatggacctcctcccgtttttgatggtgacgattttccttattggaaaattcgtatggaagcatacttagaggctatagacattggtgtctataaatccgccacacaagggttccccgaacctagagatcccacaaatcttgtaggtgatgagttcaattatgagaagtggaatgctaaggccaaaaacaccctttttagaggcctttgcaaagatgtgttcaatagagtaaggaatcataaaaatgctcatgatttgtggatggacatttgtgctctacatgaaggaactagaagtgaacgtgaggaaagatatcacatagccatgcgaaagttaaattcctttgaaatgcttactaatgaaaatgcaaatgctatgtactcatgacttaatattcttgtagaggaagtcaatggattggggcttactcaaatctcacaaccggatgttgtgaggaagattctcagtgtcctcccaatagacaaatatggacacattgtcactgtgctacatcaaatggatctttcagttaccacacctacacaaattttgggaaagatcaatgcccatgaaatgtacatgcacatcaacgacaaagaagaatcatcttccaaaagaaaggatttggctctcaaagcaaatcatgaaagaaaaggaaaagcaaaaatacaagttgaggaagaatcctcaagtgatgacgaccttgatgcaaacattgccttgatggtaaggaagaccaccaagatgttgaagaagctaaatagagaaggcatcaaatttgattcaagaaagaagaagttcttttccaacaaaagaaagcccatttctgagatggactgctacaactgtggtgagcttggtcatcttgctcatcaatgcaacaagcccaagaagaacaagttcaagggcaagaaggaagatgacagcgatgatgaaaagaaggaaaagaaattcttcaagaggaaggatgggaagcaaaagagattccacaagaagaagaatggaaaggcctatattgttggcgactggctcaccgacatcgaatcatcaagtgggtcttcttcaagtgaagaagagaatgatgaaaaagttgcggccatcgccggggacttctcttcaccaccaccatcgccatcatccactgctcacctatgcctcatggctaggggtgaacgaaaggtacaaaatgatattaatattgatgatgatagtgatagtgatagtgatgaagaatttgcttcaccttcatatgatgagttagctgacttgcttaaagaatatactcaaatcattagaaagtcaaaagctaaatgtgataggttgaaaaatgaaaatgaatctttaaatgccaagtatgatatagttataaaggctagtgatgaaataaaagaagaaaataaaactgtgTCATCAaccgtaaatgagctcacaaactccctaaaagatgctaaggaaaaatatgacaaattaaatgaagctaatagggagttgcaaaatagactagtaaagatcaaggaagactatactcaaattaaatttgatcatgacaatcttcttgttgaaaatgaacttttatcttgcaaaacacatgaggcttttaaccctgttgttaagcttgatgtagcaacctcatgtgatgatttgattcaagaagagcaaactagtctacatgctgaattgactgaaaaagttgaagtcctgactttagacaaccaaaaattgaagaattacttgactgatgcaactactagaggaaaagttgctattgagaacaatgatttcaacaatgagttggcagtggataatcaaaggcttaagaatgaggtcaagaaactaaaaagtgaaaatgaacatcttgcaacaagtgtgcaaaagttcaacaagggtcaatacctccaaaatgagctgcttatgaacactgttatgaaaaataacaagagtggtattggatacaatgcttttgtgcaaaagaaagctatcactcaatacaagccaaagcagactcacaagcctatcaaatgctttgagtgtggaaatgaaggtcattttgcccacaactgcaaagctaaaccaccaactcccttgcctaagcactcacgaccatttgctttcaatgctcactatgttctaagaaaggttgcaaatggaaagattaaggttacattcctaggtccaccaaataagagtagacctagacaaatctgggtggcaaagtccttaattgagagagtcactggtcctatgcaatatagggccctcaaaactcaagcttgaattgtctgtgaatgtaggtgaactacaagaccggtgggagccattgggtcattgacagtggatgcacacaacatatgacaggcaacccacggatgttcacctcactagatgagaatgttgatggtcaagataaaatcacatttggagacaactcaaaaggaaaagtgcaaggacttggcaaggtggcaatctcaaatgatttattaatatcaaatgttctcttagttgcacctttgagcttcaatttattatcagtgggacaactctgtgatcttggacttcaatgcttattcactccatcagaggttattgtaacaaaaatggatgatgaatcaatggtattcaagggattcagatacaacaacctctacttagtggatttcacttcagaagatgcagacttaagaacttgcctcttcaccaaagcttctcttggatggctttggcataggaggcttgcacatgttgggatgagcacactcaagaaggtattaaagaaagatatggttagaggtttaaaggatgtggtgtttgaaaaagacaagccatgcagtgcatgtcaagctggaaagcaagttgctaatacacatcctactaaagctttcatgtcaacatcaaggccactggaactacttcacatggatttatttggacctacaaattatgtcagtgccggtggcaacctctactgtctagtgattgttgatgacttcttaagatacacttgggtgttctttctccatgacaaatctgaagttgcatctatattcaagaagtttgccaagaaagcacaaaatgaatttgattgcaagattaagaagattagaagtgacaatggcaaagaatttgacaacaccaacattcatgagtactgtgatgaaattgggatcaagcatgaagtatctgccacatatacacctcaacaaaatggagttgttgaaaggaaaaataggaccttgatcacccttgcaagaacaatgattgatgagtataacacaccggagaggttttgggccgaagctgtcaacactgcttgttatgcatcaaacaggctatttcctcaccggctacttgcgaagactccttatgaactgctaaatgggaaaaagccagacgtctctttcttccgggtatttgggtgcaaatgctacatctacaagaaacgccatcacctagggaagtttcaaagacgttgtgatattggttttcttttgggttattcattaaagtccaaagcatatcgagtattcaatcatgccactggcgtggtagaagaaacatatgatgtggaatttgatgagactaatggctcccaaggagcacttgaaaatcttgatgatgtaggtgatgagccacttagggaagcaatgaagaacatgcctattggagctatcaaaccaaaagaagatgaagaagaggtgcaaatcattgacaggccttcttcatcaaatgtaccacaagatgatgaaaaagatgagaggaatgcaaatgaagatacatttgtctctcatgaacaagcaagggtacaagccgaagatgttgatgctccaggatcttcttcccaagtggttgacaggagaaactcatcactacttcaagctcatcctcaaaaccaaatcatcgggagtccttcacaaggggttattactcgatcacatagacatgctaattttattgaatatcactcttttgtttcttgtgttgagcctacttgtatagatgaggcgctacaggatccggactgggtgaatgccatgcatgaagaacttaacaacttcacccgtaacgaagtttggaccctggagaagcccccacaagatgcaagaatcattggaacaaagtgggtgttcagaaacaaacaagatgatcaaggtgtgattgtaagaaacaaggcaagacttgtcgcaaagggattctctcaagttgaaggcttagattttggagagacctttgccccggttgctcgactggaagccatccgtatcctacttgcatatgcatcatgttatgatataaaactttatcaaatggatgtaaaaagtgcatttttaaatggcttcataaatgaacttgtatatgttgagcaaccgcctggatttgaagaccctagatatcctaaccatgcttacaggttgtccaaggcgctatatgggctaaagcaagctccaagggcttggtatgagcgtcttcgcgacttcctcatcgaaaagggcttcaaaatcgggaccgtcgacacaactctcttcacaaagaaacataacggtgatattttcatttgtcaagtatatgttgatgatataatctttggctcgacaaatgactatcattgcaaggaatttggtgagttgatgtcgaaggagttcgagatgtcaatgattggtgagctaacatacttcctcggctttcaagtcaagcaaatgaaagatggtaactttctctcacaagagaagtataccaaagacttgttgaaaagattcaacatggagaagtgcaaaccaatcaagacccccatgcctacaaatggacatctcgacttagatgagggaggtaacccggttaatcaaactctctaccgttctatgattggtagtttattataccttaccgcatctaggcccgatattatgtttagtgtctgcatgtgtgctagatttcaatctaatcctaagaaagctcatcttcgcgctgttaagagaattcttaggtatctcaagcacaccacaagcgttggtctatggtatcccaaaggagctacttttgatttaattggctattccgattcggattatgccggttgcaaaattgataggaaaagtacttctgggggatgccatctgcttggtagatcactagtttcatggacatccaaaaagcaaaatagtgttgccttgtcaactaccgaagcggaatacattgccgcaggtgcttgttgcacacagattttatatatgaaacaaactcttctagactatggcgtagttctagaaaaagtacctttgttgtgtgataatgagagtgctgttaaaattgctaataatcctgtacaacactctcgcaccaagcacattgatatccgtcatcacttccttagagatcatgttgctaaaggagatatcattttagaaggagtgaggtcggaagatcaattagcggatattttcactaagccacttgataagacccgcttttgcatgttgaggaatgaactaaatattcttgatctcagaaattttatgtgaaatgtcaaatggttttgtcaagcttgcattgcatgtttaaattctttgtattgcatctaggacttgtctaacctagttgagataaccgccaacaaagcgagtgaaaaagcttaactcgggtcaaacctgacaagtcttaatttttaagcttttagcacttaaattcttacttttcatgcaattattggttcttgaaatatgcatgaggtactgcacttagggggagtattcaaaactcaaatcactcttgaaaaccccgagtgcaaaccaaaatgcaaatttcaccatttgcctattttctctaaaattatctagcctatggcaaaatattttaaaaagtatatgagggtaccaatacctgtcccaacaagtgttattttgtgtgattataagttgggatttggtttggttgggagttagatagaaaaattcaaaattttccaaactcccctctgtctgggctcaccggacagtccggtgtgcaccggacactgcactgtgcaatgtccggtgcaccggcagccgcgcgcaaaAATCCTTTttccctgtgcgctgtccggtgtgcaccggacaggcactgtagactgtctggtgcgcccatatcgtgttttaaaaaaaggcctccagcccgaccGAGCCAGAGGCACTGTTTTATTTCCCAGCCGCCCGCGTCTCTCTGTCTCTGGCGATTTCCCCCCCACCGGCGATCTCCACCGGCGGCCACCATCTCCGGCCGTGCTCCGGTGATCTCCTGCGGCTTGGGCtcgtcctctccctctctctcggtCAGCTTCTCTCCCTCTGTCATCT
This portion of the Zea mays cultivar B73 chromosome 2, Zm-B73-REFERENCE-NAM-5.0, whole genome shotgun sequence genome encodes:
- the LOC100283000 gene encoding syntaxin 132 isoform 1 (isoform 1 is encoded by transcript variant 1), yielding MNNLLTDSFELPRRDSSRDADIEMGMHQADASDNLKDFLKKVDTIESLIAKLTNLLNKLQTANEESKAVTKASSMKAIKQRMEKDIDEVGKIARQAKTKVDELEKDNLSNRQKPGCGKGSAVDRSREQTTGAVKKKLKERMDDFQTLREAIRQEYREVVERRVFTVTGNRPDEETIDDLIETGKSEQIFKDAIQHQGRGQILDTVAEIQERHDAVRDLERKLLELQQIFMDMAVLVEAQGDMINNIETHVSNATNHIQQGVSALQNAKKLQRNSRKWMCYAIIILLVIVVVIVVAVIQPWKKGT
- the LOC100283000 gene encoding syntaxin 132 isoform 2 (isoform 2 is encoded by transcript variant 2), which encodes MNNLLTDSFELPRRDSSRDADIEMGMHQADASDNLKDFLKKVDTIESLIAKLTNLLNKLQTANEESKAVTKASSMKAIKQRMEKDIDEVGKIARQAKTKVDELEKDNLSNRQKPGCGKGSAVDRSREQTTGAVKKKLKERMDDFQTLREAIRQEYREVVERRVFTVTGNRPDEETIDDLIETGKSEQIFKDAIQHQGRGQILDTVAEIQERHDAVRDLERKLLELQQIFMDMAVLVEAQGDMINNIETHQA